The DNA segment CCTAAGTCCTTTATTTAGatgcataccataagtaaattAATTCATTTCAAGCTGGGATTTTGAGCACAGATGTAATTTCAACAGTTCTCATGAATACAGTCTCAGCCTTATACAGTCATAATGTAAACTTATACTAGATAGATAAATCTGCAAATCTATAGATTATAACTTTTAAGtacaaaatttgtaaataaaccACTTTCTCTTGCCTATGtttgaaacaagatttttatgcccccgaagggaggcatattagttttcaattgtccattcgttagttcgttcgttcgtcacaacgttaactgtttgcatgaaggcactttactcgcgaaccactgcacccaggaccttcaaacttcacatgctaatagtacgtattgagtacatgacccctattgacatTGGGGTTCAATTCAAGGCGCTGCGgggacatttgtcaccattagtgacagctcttgtttctatttaaTTTGCACTGTGGGCTGTTGAGGGGGGAGTAAGTAAAGTGAAGTTGCTAGCAATTTAAATGATCAAGGTCTGAGGTTTAATATAGTAGAGCACACTACCAGTATGCTCTTTTCTCTGtgttataataaatgtttatacttTAATTATAGACTTTTTTCTTTAGTTTGGGAAAATGACACATACTAAAATTTTTTGTCTtgaaacattttgtcaaaatagatACTAATTTTCTTCAGGAAATCTCAAAAATTCATCCTGTTACAGCACATTGGGGTCTCACACTTTCCTTATGCAGTCCCCAGGACTTATTTTCAACACTGGAATCAAGTGACATACTTATGTTGTGGAATAATAACAGATTGGTTTAGTCAACCATCATGCATTGTTTACATGCACACACTTTCACCTTATAGTATTTGATAGGAGGAATaaccttcttttttaaaaaaagactgtTTAGCATACATTTTTAGAACATGACCGGTACACTGTAGGTGCTACAAGTATTTGAGTAAATAGACTGGTTCATGAAGCCATCATGTGTTATTTGCATGTTAGTCACTCTAACACGGCATGAAAGCCATGGTGTTTGGTTGTGAACTTGGAGGATGCACTTTACCATAAAATGATAAACAATCCAAATACATTGTCAAATTGAAACTTGGATTAAAGGATTAATCAGATCTTGACAAAACTTACCAACATACATTTATCAAGCTGTGAAATTCTTAATgcttaaatacaaaataaacatggctgttcagtttaaaaaaaaatgggtagCCTGAAAGGACATACTGTTGAGTGTTGTTATAGGATGTGCTTGATTCATTACAATACAAAGTTCTGCTGGAAGTAGATTCAGATGGACTAAGAACTGAAAATGGGATCATGATTGTGTTCTTTCTTCTCTTATTGACTTTTAAGGATTGGTTACAGTGAGACAATTTGCTTTCTGAGAGTGAAACACATGCAAGCAGTTCATGTACATAATGATAATATGGTATATTGACTGGTAACCACTAACCAGTAGTGACACTATTGATTATGCAAGGTTTACTTATTAAAAGGTGGTCAGGCTTAttttaaaagcaacattttaggacatttttttatttttagtattatttttttatgaaattttgtaattacatgtacTCGCTTTTATTATGAGAGTATTCAATAGGAGGActacttttttttgtatttcagtatattttctagttttacatttacatttaacagatattgagatatttcaacaatctgaattAAAAGGCAAGTTTTAAGGTAGTGTGTGGCTTCCAAATTCATTGATTTCCAGTCTATCCAGTGTCTAACAAAGATAGGTAATAATAtatttacaaacttgcatttctaatgaattttggctaaatgtatatttataaaatttaatgtaaatctttatgtcaaatataatacaatagctCGTATGTTGatatcaaacctttgttaaaGTAGATCTACctgtatgtttattaaatttagacATAATATTATGCTTAAATAGCCATCTTGTTTGGGCAACCAGGATATGAAAGTCAAATTTTAAGAATACCTCATACATGCCTTGTATTAAGCatttaagtgtaaatgatcatttATTAAGCTTTCGGACAAATCGATAAGGCattcttttattaaaaactgTAACTGCAAAACAAAGGATTTGTTTGAAACTAAACATCTGTTCATCTTTGActtatcttatttattttcatttctggcCAAAAACGCcatgtttaatttgtttgatattatctgaacacagtttttcaacaatatttcagttatgtaaagtgTAATGATTGTCAAGTGTGGCTGTGTTTCTGATTACTACACCAGCACTATAACTAGGCTCAGCAAGTACTTTACAACTTCCACACATAACCACACCAGTACTATAACTAGGGCTCAGCAAGTACTTTACAGCTTCCACACATAACCACACCAGCACTATAACTAGGGCTCAACAAGTACTTTACAACTTCCACACAACCACACCAGCACTATAACAAGGGCTCAGCAAGTACTTTACAACTTCCATACATAACCGCACCGGCACTATAACTAGGGCTCAGCAAGTACTTTACAACTTCCACACATAACCACACCGGCACTATAACTAGGGCTCAGCAAGTACTTCACAACTTCCACATACAACCACACCGGCACTATAACTAGGGCTCAGCAAGTACTTTACAACCTTCTCACATAACCACACCGGCACTATAACTAGGATTCAGCAAGTACTTTACAACCGCCACACATAACCACACCGGCACTATAAGTAGGGCTCAGCAAGTACTTTACAACCTCCTCACATAACCACACCGGCACTATAACTAGGGCTCAGCAAGTACTTCACAACTTCCACATACAACCACACCAGCAGTATAACTAGGGCTCAGCAAGTACTTTACAACTTCCACACATAACCACACCAGCACTATAACTAGGGCTCAGCAAGTACTTTTACAACTTCCACACATAACCACACCAGCACTATAACTAGGGCTCAGCAAGTACTTCACAACTTCCACACATAGCCACACCAGCACTATAACTAGGGCTCAGCAACTTCCACACATAACCACACCAGCACTATAACTAGGGCTCAGCAAGTACTTCACAACTTCCACACATAGCCACACCAGCACTATAACTAGGGCTCAGCAAGTACTTTACAACTTCCACACATAACCACACCAGCACTATAACTAGGGCTCAGCAAGTACTTTACAACATCCACACATAGCAACACCAGCACTATAACAAGGGCTCAGGAAGTACTTTACAACCTCCTCACATAGCGGCTACAGGAGTACAGATTTCTGTCAGTTCTATCTCAAGATCATTCACCTTGTAATCTCTGTATCAATCCAGATTTGACATAAAAGCCATATTCAATAACAAAAAGAAgtattaacataaataatttgaCAATTAGATAATGTAAAATTAGATATATTGCCACGACTAGAAGTTCACAATTTAATTTGTGTGCATGCTAGAATATATGTGGTATATAGTCAGCTTAAGAAAATACCAGATTTAAATGCTTATAGCATTAATACCacattcatatatatttgtttttgctaaTACGGACATATAGTCTGTAAAGAAAAAGATAGATCCCTCacaaatttttctgattttacGACTACTTGtgaatttgttttgttatatcaCAGATCAACGTTATATATTTTCAGCTACACAGATGTTAGACCTTGAGACAGTCCCTCGAATGGCTAAAATGCCTATGGATTTCGCAACGTATCTACTATCTTCCAGCCCACCTGCAAGTAATCTTGAGCTTCTAAGCTTAGCTTTTGATCCTGAAGCTGCGCGACACTGGGCGCAGGCAAACAATGAACAAAATAATGAATGCCAATTTAATGGTTGTGATCCAAATGGAAATTTCGTGAGTCGCAGAAAAGCAATCAAGCCGATTATAATTAAGAAAGATGAAACGGCAAGCGACTGTGATATGTCAGAAGCTTCAAGTGACTCCGGGCGGGTAACTCCTACAAGCCCCTGTTCACCACGAGTCAGTAAAAAAGTTTCTTTTGCAGATCACAAAGGCTTTGCATTAGCAACAGTTCGAATAATGACGGAACCTTCGGACCATCCCCCAAGGTTAACAGAAGATGTAATGAAAAGCATAACGAAAGATGAGAAGGCAGTTGTTTCGGGATTACCTCCATATAAACTAAAATTTACACAACCTGCCTCCGACTATATGGCATTCCGTGATGCTATTGAGAAAAACTGTGTTTCtcttgaaaatgtcattttacgAGACTATACTGTGCTCGgaacaataaaagtaaaaaatatttgttttgataaacacatttttgtgagATGCACATTTGATTCCTGGAAATCTAGTCAAAACATTGAGGCGAAGTTTGTTCAGCCATTCGGTGGTAACTTGGTGCATAACTTTGACACTTTctcatttgaatttgaaatagaTTCACATTGTGATACAAAGAATAAGGTGCAGTTTGCCGTCTGCTTCGAGACTCCATCTGGTCAGTATTGGGACAATAATTCAGGGGCAAACTATGAAATAGTTCCTACAGACTTCAGTTCTGCAGAAGAGCACACCACAGAATTGTTGCCAACAACAACGCTGACATCAAAGACGAAAGCTGGTTCTTGGTCCGAATATAGTTGCTGGCGCCATGTCGATACTTCATCACCCTACTATTGAGTTGCCATTGAAATCACTTGCCTGCTTCAAGGCAGCAAATGTCCTTGGACACCTTAAAATCAAATGGTTGTGTTTCAACAAACCAGCCAGTATCCACAGCAACCAAAGGTCATTGAACTTGTCAAGTAGAAGTTCAGCAGATATAGTAATAAAATTCTGTGTTGTGAAAATTGGTTTGCTGCAGACAAGATAAAGTGACATGATGTCATACATCAATAACATCTATAGTGACATGATGCCATACATCAATAACATCTATAGTGACATGATGCCATACATCAGTAACATGTAAAGtgctttttctcattttaaagctGCAGATATTGCAAGAAAACAAAGCATTACAGTACTTAGTGTCAGCTGTAACCATGGTTACAGTAGGAGAAAAAAACAAGCAAGAACATAGTGCCATATCATGAAATAGCTGGCCGATACGGAAGTATCAAAAAATGTAAAGTGAACAAATAAGACGGTATGGTGGTGATTTTAAGCATAATGGACTCACCGTACTTTGGCTTCAGACTGCTGGCCAAGCAAGTAGATAGATCTGAGAAAAATGACACTTGAAGATGTTAAAAGTAAAAGGACCTACACATTAGACTGGAGCAAATATGCCAGAAGTCATGATTGAAGACCACATTAAAGAGTCAGAATTGTAAAAGGCTTctctttaaaatacatgttaagaacTGCATTGTCAAGCGTTGAAAGAAGACTGGTCTAAAAGAAGGTCCACTTTGTGGAATGGTATAAGAGTATGTCAGTTTTACCTGTGCATATTTATTGTATAAGCTGGTTTTTACAACAGTGTTAGGTCTTTGAACATTTGTGATCATTTTGTGATGTTTTTTCATCTAAAATTGACTGAACATGTTACATGCAGATTTTGATCTTATCTGTATACCACTAATAGTCTGTTAGTATTATAGTGATATTAACAATTTTGTACCAATTTACTCATTTAGTTTAACAGATTACACCTTTTTTGGCCGAACTTACAGTCTTACTTCAGTACTTTTGCGTTTATTGCAGTTGTGTATAGCCTTGTTCGTTCTCGTTTTGCAGTTTTAATGTCAAGACTTTAATTTTATTGTCTAGGCCTCATTATATGACAGAAATATTTGTCAGTTTGTATACTAAATGAGCATAATATATCTGACTCATCAAgttgtttacaaaatttatacTTACGTGACTGGACTTACATATTTGtgtattttgtatatatcttGATACTTGTCCAATTTCCAACTTAATCAAAGTCGTGACAAGTAAAATACCTACCTTATTGGATAAGGTGTTTTCATTAAATTCCTTCAAGTTTATTGATGTAAAAGGCATATTTCAGAAGATCTTATTTGCCTTGAAAGTTACTGAATTGTGAAAGAAGTTTCATTTTAACTTAGGTAAATTATGGAAATGATCAAACTTTAGTGTCCTCAGTAGGCCAAACGAAAATACAGCTTGTTTTTGAGCATCGTAAATTTCAATGGAAAAGTTTATAATGTCAGTCCTAGGTTATCTACTATCTAGTCTCAAtagaaattcaagtttttacttTATTATACGGTATTTCAAGTCTGTTGTTAGTGGTATATGTTGTAAATGATACAAATACTAAACAATCATGGAGGGTGTAAAacctgaataaaaattattgtcACAGTCATAAAGCTTTCAAGATAACGAGATATAAATGATCACATGTGTAATGATGCCTGTAATTCAATTATTAAAACAAGTGATGCGAAAATGATAGGAAAGACAGTGACCTGTCAACTGCAATTCATGTTTTGACAGAAGTTTTTGCTTAATTAAGTTTTATGCTCGAGGCGGTGACTGGTAGATTGGAGAATTCAAGATTTTAAGATATGTagatattttatgaataattataagttgattatgaatttgaaaaatatataatttgtgaAAAAGGTCACCATTGTTACGAATTAGTCATTTTAGTTAAAATGAGAAATTAGTGTTGTCAGGTTTTAAGAAAAAACTATAAAGCATATCGTTGCACCATGAAAAtgctataaattaaaaaaaatatgaatagtaATAAGGTAACTTCATATTTTAGGTAGCTGAACGATTACATGAATTGAAGTCAAAAAAAAAGAGACATGAATTCAGTGGAATTATGAAAGCAACTTTATTTCCAGTGAAATAATTACGAGCGAAACAGCCGGGCTCCAAGCTGTTGCATTGTGGGTTATTATTGAATAGAATTTCTCATCTCAGAGTTCATGCTTTCTCCAGTAGGATAAAAATTACTGATGTGTCACGCAGGATCGATACTACATCACCAACGTGATCGTCATAAGGCAATTTTCATGTACGCATTATTTCTGCGTAGCTTTAAGAGAATCAATAAAGCGAGACAAACAACACTTGTATGGTTTCCACAATTTTAGGTAGTTCAGTGCTACTGCTGATAagggaaaaaagaaagaaaagggaaaaaagaaagacaaggtgaaatttgttttgaccatGTTTTGGTTCAAGTTTAAGTTGATAAAAGGTCCGTTCTTGAGAAGAGTGTGGCATGCTATGTTTGTCTatttttcttcaaagtttaatttataaaaaaatataagtattttCTGACCATACTGAATAGAGAATGCATATCCATGTAGAACATGTGTATGTAGAAAGAAAAAGTGCAATAAAGCTTTACTTGAATTATTGCCCAAGTTTTACTGAACTTTGTAAAAGTTTAAACCAAGATTAATTTTAGGAAAAAgtttactggttgggaaccattttccggacacattttcatatttcggctccattaattcttaaaaaaatatttgacataaatgaagtccatactgcacaaacttcagccccttctgcatccgatgttgtaatcagcatcgcgttgtgacgtaaaatatgggttccgtggggcctcaaatggggtcactaaaatgaggtatttttcccgtcaggtaaaccaatttccggacaaatattttgacggtgttttgttgttaatttgatatcaaaataagtaattaaactatttctacacattttttaatcattcatctcttcaaaattgcacttgaaacataacccgacgttcaatagcagctacgaaagcaaaccgaggttgactataaaaaactcgaatttcgtctaacacgaatccttgataattccaatagaaatagaataaaattagtgcaaaaatcgacagccctgcattttacgtaacatttagcgtgaaattaaaagtagaacaagttatcagcagacaatcattatatagtttgattatttcttccacaCTTGATATCTCAGCATGTGTGAACTAccgcgcatgcgcaatgctatcttcatgccccgttaagacagaaagttgtttcgtaaacgcaggtgagttatcatcaaaaacccaaacattatacagccttataaaataatggtttgttgtagacatgaagaacaaacatctaaatgttctagataaaacaataacatgaataacaacgaaataaagcggatattgcatgtgtccggaaactggtcctgtccggaaaatggttccttACCAGTATATCAATAGAAATTTTAAGGACAATTTAAAGTTGATTAGGAAATCAACAAGTAATACATGCTATCTAGTACTGGTGCTGTATAAAGGTGAATGAACAGAGAGAATATGTGTCTGTATTGTGGAGCAAATCGATATGAATTGCGTATATAGGGCTTGTTTACTAACTTAGCTCAAATGTGAAGGTCATTGTATCCAAAACAGATAAGAGGGGAGAAAAAATAAACCAGTCTATGTTATTTCTGAGTTATTCAAGGTCATTTTTAACAGCTCCGAATGAACATGGTAGGAAGAGAATACTGCAGCCATCTTGAAATTTCTCATGTTAAAAAAATGTGAGATCTTTCTCACAATTACATAAATTGTCTTAGGAGAAAATGTACTCTTTTGTAATTGTATTGCAGGAGTAGGCTATTGTTAAAAACAAGCTAGCAGGACACCTGTTGAACAAGTGTGCTTTCCATTAGACCTCTGTGatgtagttgttttttttttgtgccgTTTTTCTTATTCACCAGAAAAATGGATTTAGATTTCCTATTTTCCCAAcctttaataaaagcattttatgattattttgcAATGAAagtaacataaattttattttataaccatTCCCTGCACCCCCACCTCGGCTTGAAAGCTGCACTTGATGGTAAACCTCCCCCGCCCCCTTTGTTGTAGATGTTAGAAAAGCTGTAAAACAGTTAATGTGTCTGACCACATTctgaaacatttctgtaaaacagATGCTAGGAATTGTTAAAAGTCGAGGGCTAAATGGAAGACTGTCGTAAGATATGGTGCATGTTTCTGTGAATTCTGGCAGTTTTCCATTTAACCACTGAGATGCGACCTTGAGTTTATTAGAAAATTacttaatttattatataccatTATATTTGTAGAAGTTACAACATTCCTTGTTTTACCTACTACTGTTGTTTCTGGAAGCAGTGAAAAAGAACATTGATGTGaatcatattattatttttgaaagcattgttttttacatttattgtaggtaaatacttacatttgCTGGCAAATCAGTCACTCTGTTTACAGTAGGTATGATTTAATAGTTAAGAGGTAAATGTTTATAGCCTTCTAGGGACATTTACTGATAGTGATTGAAAGGCTATTTTTAGTATCAAATTTAATTTCCCTTGATGAAAGGTGTGGCAGACGTGTCTAGATTACACATTAGCGTCAGAAAATTGCTTGATCAAAGCATGGTATACCACTATATTGCCTTTTTTTTGACAATGAATACAAAGTGTGCCAAGAGTTCTCTGACATGAACtgtttctataaatagatttttagGTGAAATGCTGTTCTAAGCAAGTAGTCAGCTCTTGTTTAAAGACGTGGTTTGctcaataaaaaaataagtattacctgtaataatcattttaattgcATAATTATCTATTACAGAAATAGCACCTGCTTAATCATTAatcaacatttgagccgcaccacgagaaaaccagcatggatccaggcctatctgcgcagtctggtcaggatccatgctgttcgctttcaaagtctattgcaattagagaaaccgttagcgaacagcatggatcctgaccagcctgcgcatctgcgcaggctggtctggatccatgctggtcgcaaatgcactatgttggttttcttatggcgcggctcttttttttattattgaattttattttgcttCATGCATCCCAGGTTTGTACAAGAAAAAAAGATTCTACTTTTTCAAACCATCAGTGGTTCgtgtatatttcataaaattagaccattttttgtagttttttccATATACAAATGTAATCGGGTTCCTTTATTATTGAAAGTGCATTATAATcccaatattttaatatttttcctgTGTATGTATCACTAAGACTTTTTTCATGTGTTGTCATgcttattttttgtgtgtgtttattGTGGAGAATTTTTTTCAAGCTTGCTTGCAAATTAGAAATTACTTTTATACATTGctattatgaaaatttatatataatatatatattaattgttCGTCTGTTTCAAACACCTTTCTAAAAGATGTTCAAGCAGTAAGAATGCGGAGATAAATTTAGTTGTTATTGttgattattttttacattgtacatacatgtatgtatcttaaatatattatttaaacaaggTACATTTTGAAAGCTTTAGGTGATACagctttaatgcatgtttttttttttgtttcaagctTAGCTTGTTGCCGATTCATATTTTTTCAGAAAGGTGGGTCAGTCAGAGCTGCCTGTTACACATCTACCTGTCCTCATGTACATAATGTCTATATTGTTgtaattcaaatcagagttttaTATTCTATGTAGATATTAGCGTGATTGTCTAGAAAAACacttataattgttatattaaagGATTGTACTCCACTTCCTAGAACAACACAGTTAAGGATTGTATTCAGTTTCCTACCTCTTTACATATTTGCCGGTACATGATTATAACAAGGAAAGACGAGAAATAAACAGGGAAATAAACAACGTGTGTACTTTCATATCTTACAGGGAAGTCATCTAATCTTCTCCTTAAAAGTATTTCAGGGTGTGTTGAAAATATTGCTGTAAAAATGTGACTTTGTTGagcaaaataaacatttcaattgTTGTCTTGGCATGAAATTATTCTATTGATTCATAGATTTAAACAGATAAGATAGTTTTGCATTGGGGCGACAAAAAAACACCACTCTCTTACAAATTTGACTATACAAGTTTGACTTGTGAAACTTCCCTAATTTTATTATGCACAGACAGGAATatactgaaaaatatgtattttatacctgaAGGAAAAGTTTTTTGTGTTGGAGGGCATTAAAGATGTTGAGATGATTACTTTACTAATGCCAGTCTGGTTTTCAGTGTACACACAATGGCACAGTCTATACATTTAAACTGTCATGATAATGCACTGTACATCATATAAATGTGACAAGTTTGTAGAAAAGTTATAAATGCAGGTTAGCATGTGTTTTACTGAATGTTACATAATAGGAAATACTATCCACTTAGGATGTTGAAAGTTACTACTTCAGGGCatgtttagataaaatatttgatgTGTCAAATTTGGCTCAGTAACTGTAGACTTGGTATTTTTTGTAACAGTTATTTCACAACTTGATTGACCATAGAGCTATTTGCATTGTTGAGAATTTGTGATTCAGAATTATTTACGGTATACTTTGGGAGGTAATACATCTAATATTCACAAATTTTGAATTGGTGTGCACCTGTTTTGGTCAATATTAGCAAAAAATGAAATGGTTGCAAAAATTACCCAATTAACAGATTTAAATTTGCACAAATTTAGGATGCAGTTGGGATGTTTTGACCTAAGGGTTTCAGAGCAGTGAAGATTAACATCCTATAACATGTTCCCTAGTTATTAAAGGACAgtaaactgttaaatatttagTAGTATGTACCAAGGTTATAGATCAGTAATCATTTGCAGTTATCAAGCATAGCAAAGTGGAGTATTTTTTTTGGTgatcacttcattttttttactgCATAATCTTATGGGTGGGGCGATCATTCTGAATGGGTGTCAGCTTTAACTGACTTGTTTTGATTAAAATTACTGTCTTTATATTTACCTCATGAGCTCTtacactttttttgttttttgaaagagtttgcagatttttttttagggaggggggggggggatatcaGAAGAGGACTATTTAACAGGCTTATTATTTTGGCCAGTTTGCCAAATTTACACTTGGTTTGGCACATATCTCGATCCGATTGTCATTTTGAGTATTTTAGCTTGATTAGGGTAACAGAGGGAACAAAATTTCATCAACTGTTTGTTAATTTCTAGGAAAAGGCTAATAATGATACTTTCTGTGAAAGGAATTAGCATTGCATAGGTGGTAAttaaaaaatactatttttaaatGCATAGTTCAAATCATCTGACAAGATACATGAACTTTGCATATTATTATGAGATTTTTCCTAGAATAAAATGTTACTGAACATTTTCTGACTTTCTGTTACTTTCTATTGCATCAAGCTAAAATACTGTGAACAAGCTAAATTTATAGATTATGATTCTCAGATGTGCTATGTTTGTTTACAGTAACAgtcagttaaaatatttgtgtgTTGACATATTTGTTATCTCTTTTTATCAAGATGCCATTTGTACcatacatgatatatatttcaacatactTTGTTATTTGTTAATATTATGTTAAATACCTGTATATAAGATAATGTACTCATGTTTTGTGTGTGATACAACAGGTTTCCTGTTTAAGGAGCTATGTCATTATTGTAAGACACAAAAGTTTGTCATGTGTGAATATTCATGACAAATAAAAAGTTGTTGAAttatagtttttttgttttttttttgttttttttgtttatataaccTGTTCCAAATTTATGATACCACATGCACTGCGTACATCTGGGCATGCATTGTACACGGAGATATATAGTGATATATCAGCGAAATATTGAATGCTCTAGATGTTTACATGTACTTACCATGACTCCTAGAAAAAATGACTTGTTTTGCCTGGCATTAGGTAAAGATTCTGCATTCCATTTCAAAGTGATTAAGGAGAACCTTGCTACATGTTTTATTTCGTCTATGTACTTTCAAGATCCGTCCTCTAGAAGCACTGTAGTTAGTGCACATACAGCATTTACtacaatgggggggggggggggggaaatattgtttttgccctgtctatCTGTCCGTCTTGTCACACttctttccgatcaataactgcagaaccgtttgacctagaaccttcaaacttcaaagggtcATAGGGCTTATAGATGgaatttgtttttggggtcactctattgaaggtcaaggttacaggggcctgaacaacgGAAACCGTTTTCGATCAGTtatttgagaaccatttgacccagaatgttgaaacttcatagaatgagtggtcatgcagaatagatgacccctgttgattttggggtcactccatcaaaggtcaaagtcacatggGCCAGAATTTGTCACACTTCATGtacgatcaataacttgagaaccacttgacccagaatgttgaaacttgatacaatgattggacttgcagaattgatattggggtcactccatcaaaagtcaaggtcgcaGGAGCGTGGAAAActgtttcaaatcaataactttagaaccttTTGACTcggaatgtttaaacttcatatgGTATTTGTACatacagagcagatgacccctattgatttttgggtcactcaatCAAAAGTCGAGgccacgggcctgaacatggaaaaccgtttccaatccttatgtggaggagaatggggtgtgtggaggtccgaaccccaagtgtctgtgatttgGCTTAAGatattgatgacccctattgttttaggggttagtaggtcaaggtcatggtgatCACAGGATTGAAAAGAAAATACCTCATGG comes from the Mercenaria mercenaria strain notata chromosome 9, MADL_Memer_1, whole genome shotgun sequence genome and includes:
- the LOC123547593 gene encoding protein phosphatase 1 regulatory subunit 3B-like gives rise to the protein MLDLETVPRMAKMPMDFATYLLSSSPPASNLELLSLAFDPEAARHWAQANNEQNNECQFNGCDPNGNFVSRRKAIKPIIIKKDETASDCDMSEASSDSGRVTPTSPCSPRVSKKVSFADHKGFALATVRIMTEPSDHPPRLTEDVMKSITKDEKAVVSGLPPYKLKFTQPASDYMAFRDAIEKNCVSLENVILRDYTVLGTIKVKNICFDKHIFVRCTFDSWKSSQNIEAKFVQPFGGNLVHNFDTFSFEFEIDSHCDTKNKVQFAVCFETPSGQYWDNNSGANYEIVPTDFSSAEEHTTELLPTTTLTSKTKAGSWSEYSCWRHVDTSSPYY